The following are encoded together in the Oscarella lobularis chromosome 10, ooOscLobu1.1, whole genome shotgun sequence genome:
- the LOC136192043 gene encoding uncharacterized protein, with the protein MDVDDFERRGFDVKIDAITPLVSFSAPVVQIDVVTTDDANVHLDACWFSFYTSTRNIAEVLPRSRITNRGVVLSEACVAAAGCGYFFCTVQDDRRLVHAVSPLFYVGAEKDCFWPCDERANIYYDGLLMYCRPENVLYWLNCQTYHTEDYDKYLKEREADEDGINMKEVVGDRIHFWNHCPNLPVFCNAFRHLEENSEELPSVHEIPGLVGSLEELMQISSTRDARIAAFARVIQLISQFLMGDDISPLSPFPLPLSFPVSCEPDLAFVAQRSSVEKVAYGFLVMKSDASERKSGRRELAQYVRIAPMDFERSLGLAFGHEDHINYCWPTLAVLVYPASLADGLSSGVEVFAAVDGLLSSRRPVLKVKYSGPEMLSSLYQLFVKTTKTLVALRDYATKMGITPQDFVFRQRDKGQRIVRHTKKINRRVYLGISRSLLGTETAKGEEDEERVVIKYLFGERHGDVVHRYASDEGFAPRLLGRRIISPCCFSLVMAYAEGDHFLKAAQKKAAKEVGNSVPLCDRDLYIDWKAKVICRQLLPTLEKHVRQLHLEGFVHGDLRSENIIVDVEAVPPRVFLIDFDYSGVDGVAEYEDANPLVCCPSPNGVTGVKVQQLHDWYFVAGLKSQVVNWENRLQWCQCCVSKWELRVL; encoded by the exons ATGGACGTTGACG ACTTTGAACGGCGaggttttgacgtcaaaatcgacgcgatcacTCCACTTGTTAGCTTTTCTGCCCCAGTtgttcaaatcgacgtcgttacGACTGATGACGCGAATGTGCACCTTGACGCTTGCTGGTTTTCGTTTTACACATCGACCCGAAATATAGCCGAGGTTCTGCCTCGCAGTCGTATTACGAACCGCGGCGTCGTTCTTAGTGAAGCTTGTGTCGCTGCCGCCGGTTGTGGCTACTTCTTTTGCACTGTTCAAGATGATCGCCGTCTCGTGCATGCGGTATCGCCGTTATTTTATGTAGGAGCAG aAAAAGACTGCTTCTGGCCTTGTGATGAACGTGCAAACATTTATTATGACGGGTTGTTG ATGTATTGCCGTCCTGAAAACGTTCTTTATTGGTTGAATTGTCAAACGTATCATACGGAAGACTATGATAAATATTTGAAGGAACGAGAGGCTGATGAAGACGGCATTAATATGAAGGAAGTAGTCGGCGATCGAATTCACTTTTGGAATCACTGCCCAAATTTGCCGGTGTTCTGCAATGCTTTTCGTCATCTCGAAGAG AATTCCGAAGAGCTTCCCTCTGTGCACGAGATTCCTGGCTTGGTGGGGTCACTGGAAGAGTTGATGCAGATCTCAAGCACTCGCGACGCTAGGATTGCAGCCTTTGCGAGGGTGATTCAGCTAATTAGTCAATTCCTCATGGGAGACGACATTTCTCCGCTTTCACCATTTCCTTTACCGCTCTCATTTCCCGTTTCCTGCGAGCCAGACCTCGCCTTTGTTGCTC AAAGGTCTTCCGTTGAAAAGGTTGCGTACGGATTTCTTGTCATGAAATCAGATGCCTCCGAGCGAAAAAGCGGTCGGCGCGAACTTGCACAATACGTTCGCATTGCCCCAATGGACTTCGAGCGGTCGTTGGGACTGGCGTTTGGACATGAAGATCAT ATAAACTACTGTTGGCCTACGCTAGCAGTGCTTGTCTATCCCGCTTCACTCGCGGACGGATTATCTAGCGGGGTTGAGGTATTTGCGGCAGTAGATGGTCTCTTGTCAAGTCGGCGCCCCGTACTCAAAGTCAAGTATTCTGGGCCAGAAatgctttcttctctttaccAG CTGTTTGTtaaaacgacgaagactcTCGTCGCGTTGAGAGACTACGCTACGAAAATGGGGATTACTCCACAAGACTTTGTGTTTCGTCAACGCGACAAAGGACAAAGAATCGTTCg TCACACGAAAAAGATAAACCGTCGTGTTTATCTGGGCATCAGCCGTTCGCTGCTCGGGACTGAAACTgcgaaaggagaagaagatgaagaaagagtCGTCATCAAATACTTGTTTGGAGAGAGGCACGGTGATGTTGTACACAGGTATGCGTCAGACGAAGGATTTGCTCCACGCCTACTCGGAAGACGGATCATTTCCCCGTGTTGCTTTTCTCTCGTCATGGCATACGCAGAAGGTGATCATTTTCTGAAAGCAGCTCAGAAGAAAGCAGCCAAGGAGGTGGGAAACAGCGTACCGCTTTGTGATAGAGATTTGTATATCGACTGGAAAGCGAAGGTTATTTGTCGTCAGTTGCTTCCGACGTTGGAGAAACATGTTCGACAGTTGCACTTGGAAGGTTTCGTTCACGGTGACCTAAGAAGTGAGAATATTATCGTCGATGTCGAAGCAGTTCCGCCGCGTGTCTTCCTCATCGATTTCGACTACAGCGGCGTAGATGGGGTAGCAGAATACGAAGACGCCAATCCCCTTGTATGCTGTCCGTCTCCGAACGGTGTGACTGGGGTGAAAGTTCAACAATTGCATGACTGGTATTTCGTAGCTGGCTTGAAGTCCCAAGTTGTGAATTGGGAAAATCGCTTGCAGTGGTGCCAGTGCTGCGTTAGCAAGTGGGAACTTCGCGTGCTCTAA
- the LOC136192041 gene encoding uncharacterized protein isoform X1 gives MFTLAWPLWAFFLSKLIPAQSLGCSLVCFNGGFSSSDCSHCVCPSGWTGLRCSSTSPCGDVIKASSGYLTSPGFPEDYDINRNCTWTFDSSLSPSVILLRIVYIFLTGSISDSLWITDRTQNLKVTHLYRGDFEDGDVIKVDSSVVIRFSSGSHVSSQRRFVLEYQVFPGIEPVFISTPDDTTMLKGESVSLVCLSVGSPQPIVRWEKDGRNVTLPQGSKNGELRIQSANESTDSGMYDCISENYLGTVRHQFLVEVHVRPRITHEPADALLDVYISRQYVYFRCDAYGIPEPEIHWKKDGNLIQNPSYLSSASRWLRVRVSSDKFGKYSCYANNSAGAVESSPAVLSGKNASGFHIPDRAYVSSSFLVNANSTVAFLFDFCCRAEIQIQKIFRDGNSLSGLKYRGLNTVFSDDQIVTFENATVSDSGVYKFEILVIVDYRDVFETFLFHPIDVKELPRPIMSPSTQIYPFHPGKSLLLVCTERLTNPRSSLSWFLNGVRMNDKGHSHFVYNYDRKSYLNVRNLTKVIVDRNNHNNWRGDFGANFTCQAKTTYSSEAKNISAWISLPSHVGSYGYFWSFWSSSAQCSGGICGRNSGFRLRHRTCFYGNSFRSHCYGGRNSIEACFSERNCSSMAESPTETSRSPEDEGLSAGAASGVTFVTMLVVIGAAAFLIVVIFKKKKISFRQSPQAKADKCAASQSSSTSPYSTTPAIAKARIKSNESGQTVSDSSNDAVGGQEMKADPVYEDVENSSLNKKEDIRWTTTSHYDKVESDDARDQQQKKSYTCVVNA, from the exons ATGTTCACTTTGGCGTGGCCGTTGTGGGCATTCTTTCTGTCGAAGCTCATACCTGCTCAAAGTCTCG GCTGTTCCTTAGTTTGCTTCAATGGCGGGTTTTCTTCATCCGATTGTTCTCACTGTGTTTGTCCTTCAGGATGGACCGGTCTTCGATGTTCTAGCACAT CGCCTTGTGGAGATGTGATAAAGGCCTCATCAGGTTATTTGACTTCGCCTGGCTTTCCTGAGGATTACGACATAAACAGAAATTGCACTTGGACGTTTGACTCTTCATTGTCTCCATCTGTTATTCTGCTCAGAATCGTATACATCTTTTTGACTGGATCAATCAGCGATTCTTTATGGATTACAGATCGCACTCAGAATTTGAAAGTAACTCATCTCTATCGAGGAGACTTTGAAGACGGAGACGTTATCAAAGTTGACTCGTCGGTTGTGATACGATTTTCGTCTGGTTCACACGTCTCGTCGCAGAGACGCTTTGTGTTGGAGTATCAAGTGTTTCCAG GAATAGAACCGGTATTTATTTCTACACCTGATGATACGACGATGTTGAAAGGTGAATCGGTGTCTCTTGTTTGCCTATCGGTGGGCTCTCCCCAGCCTATTGTTCGGTGGGAAAAAGACGGTAGAAACGTCACTCTGCCTCAGGGCAGTAAGAACGGGGAACTTCGTATTCAAAGTGCTAATGAGTCGACGGATTCTGGCATGTACGATTGCATATCTGAAAACTATTTAGGAACAGTAAGGCACCAATTCTTAGTGGAAGTTCACG TTCGTCCAAGGATCACTCACGAACCCGCTGATGCTCTTCTAGATGTTTATATTTCTCGTCAGTACGTCTACTTTCGGTGTGATGCGTATGGAATTCCAGAGCCGGAAATTCACTGGAAAAAG GATGGGAACTTGATCCAAAATCCTTCTTACCTGTCAAGCGCAAGTCGATGGCTTAGAGTTCGCGTCAGTTCTGATAAGTTTGGTAAGTACAGCTGCTATGCCAATAATTCGGCTGGAGCAGTGGAATCATCGCCTGCTGTTTTATCCGGAAAGAATGCTTCAG GCTTTCACATACCGGATCGTGCGTACGTCAGCAGCAGTTTCTTGGTCAATGCTAATTCAACAGTAGCTTTCCTTTTTGACTTTTGTTGTCGGGCTGAAAtccaaattcaaaaaattttccgAGATGGCAATTCCTTAAGTGGTTTAAAATATCGAGGTTTAAACACGGTATTTAGCGATGATCAGATAGTGACATTTGAGAACGCAACAGTAAGCGATTCTGGAGTGTACAAGTTTGAGATTTTGGTCATTGTGGATTACCGGGATGTTTTtgagacgtttctttttcaccCTATCGACGTAAAAG AGTTGCCTCGTCCAATTATGTCTCCTTCGACGCAAATCTACCCTTTTCATCCTGGaaaatctcttcttttaGTATGTACCGAACGACTGACTAATCCTCGTTCTTCTCTCAGCTGGTTTCTAAACGGCGTCAGAATGAATGATAAAGGACATTCGCACTTTGTTTATAACTACGACAGAAAGTCTTATTTGAATGTTCGAAACTTGACGAAAGTTATTGTTGATAGAAACAACCATAACAATTGGCGGGGAGATTTTGGAGCAAATTTCACTTGccaagcgaaaacgacgtactCCAGTGAAGCCAAAAATATATCAGCTTGGATTA GTCTTCCATCGCACGTCGGATCTTACGGATACTTTTGGTCTTTCTGGTCATCTTCAGCCCAATGCAGTGGTGGAATTTGTGGCAGAAATTCAGGTTTTCGTTTAAGGCACCGAACGTGTTTTTATGGAAACTCCTTTCGTTCGCATTGCTACGGTGGTCGAAACTCGATCGAAGCCTGCTTTAGTGAGCGAAACTGCAGCTCGATGGCAG AGTCACCAACGGAAACATCTAGAAGTCCTGAAGACG AAGGACTCTCAGCAGGAGCGGCCTCTGGTGTAACGTTTGTGACAATGCTAGTTGTTATCGGTGCAGCTGCATTCCTCATCGTGGTGATTtttaagaagaaaaagatttcatTTCGTCAATCGCCTCAAGCCAAAGCTGACAAATGTGCTGCTTCtcagtcgtcgtcaacgagcCCATATTCGACAACACCAGCGATTGCGAAAGCcagaataaaatcaaatGAAAGTGGACAGACTGTTTCTGATTCTTCGAATGACGCAGTTGGAGGCCAAGAAATGAAAGCCGACCCCGTGTatgaagacgttgaaaattcttctctAAACAAGAAAGAGGACATCAGATGGACCACTACTTCTCACTATGACAAGGTTGAGTCAGATGACGCTCGTGAtcagcagcagaaaaaatcgtATACCTG TGTGGTCAATGCATAA
- the LOC136192041 gene encoding uncharacterized protein isoform X3: MFTLAWPLWAFFLSKLIPAQSLGCSLVCFNGGFSSSDCSHCVCPSGWTGLRCSSTSPCGDVIKASSGYLTSPGFPEDYDINRNCTWTFDSSLSPSVILLRIVYIFLTGSISDSLWITDRTQNLKVTHLYRGDFEDGDVIKVDSSVVIRFSSGSHVSSQRRFVLEYQVFPGIEPVFISTPDDTTMLKGESVSLVCLSVGSPQPIVRWEKDGRNVTLPQGSKNGELRIQSANESTDSGMYDCISENYLGTVRHQFLVEVHVRPRITHEPADALLDVYISRQYVYFRCDAYGIPEPEIHWKKDGNLIQNPSYLSSASRWLRVRVSSDKFGKYSCYANNSAGAVESSPAVLSGKNASGFHIPDRAYVSSSFLVNANSTVAFLFDFCCRAEIQIQKIFRDGNSLSGLKYRGLNTVFSDDQIVTFENATVSDSGVYKFEILVIVDYRDVFETFLFHPIDVKELPRPIMSPSTQIYPFHPGKSLLLVCTERLTNPRSSLSWFLNGVRMNDKGHSHFVYNYDRKSYLNVRNLTKVIVDRNNHNNWRGDFGANFTCQAKTTYSSEAKNISAWISLPSHVGSYGYFWSFWSSSAQCSGGICGRNSGFRLRHRTCFYGNSFRSHCYGGRNSIEACFSERNCSSMAESPTETSRSPEDEGLSAGAASGVTFVTMLVVIGAAAFLIVVIFKKKKISFRQSPQAKADKCAASQSSSTSPYSTTPAIAKARIKSNESGQTVSDSSNDAVGGQEMKADPVYEDVENSSLNKKEDIRWTTTSHYDKVESDDARDQQQKKSYTW; the protein is encoded by the exons ATGTTCACTTTGGCGTGGCCGTTGTGGGCATTCTTTCTGTCGAAGCTCATACCTGCTCAAAGTCTCG GCTGTTCCTTAGTTTGCTTCAATGGCGGGTTTTCTTCATCCGATTGTTCTCACTGTGTTTGTCCTTCAGGATGGACCGGTCTTCGATGTTCTAGCACAT CGCCTTGTGGAGATGTGATAAAGGCCTCATCAGGTTATTTGACTTCGCCTGGCTTTCCTGAGGATTACGACATAAACAGAAATTGCACTTGGACGTTTGACTCTTCATTGTCTCCATCTGTTATTCTGCTCAGAATCGTATACATCTTTTTGACTGGATCAATCAGCGATTCTTTATGGATTACAGATCGCACTCAGAATTTGAAAGTAACTCATCTCTATCGAGGAGACTTTGAAGACGGAGACGTTATCAAAGTTGACTCGTCGGTTGTGATACGATTTTCGTCTGGTTCACACGTCTCGTCGCAGAGACGCTTTGTGTTGGAGTATCAAGTGTTTCCAG GAATAGAACCGGTATTTATTTCTACACCTGATGATACGACGATGTTGAAAGGTGAATCGGTGTCTCTTGTTTGCCTATCGGTGGGCTCTCCCCAGCCTATTGTTCGGTGGGAAAAAGACGGTAGAAACGTCACTCTGCCTCAGGGCAGTAAGAACGGGGAACTTCGTATTCAAAGTGCTAATGAGTCGACGGATTCTGGCATGTACGATTGCATATCTGAAAACTATTTAGGAACAGTAAGGCACCAATTCTTAGTGGAAGTTCACG TTCGTCCAAGGATCACTCACGAACCCGCTGATGCTCTTCTAGATGTTTATATTTCTCGTCAGTACGTCTACTTTCGGTGTGATGCGTATGGAATTCCAGAGCCGGAAATTCACTGGAAAAAG GATGGGAACTTGATCCAAAATCCTTCTTACCTGTCAAGCGCAAGTCGATGGCTTAGAGTTCGCGTCAGTTCTGATAAGTTTGGTAAGTACAGCTGCTATGCCAATAATTCGGCTGGAGCAGTGGAATCATCGCCTGCTGTTTTATCCGGAAAGAATGCTTCAG GCTTTCACATACCGGATCGTGCGTACGTCAGCAGCAGTTTCTTGGTCAATGCTAATTCAACAGTAGCTTTCCTTTTTGACTTTTGTTGTCGGGCTGAAAtccaaattcaaaaaattttccgAGATGGCAATTCCTTAAGTGGTTTAAAATATCGAGGTTTAAACACGGTATTTAGCGATGATCAGATAGTGACATTTGAGAACGCAACAGTAAGCGATTCTGGAGTGTACAAGTTTGAGATTTTGGTCATTGTGGATTACCGGGATGTTTTtgagacgtttctttttcaccCTATCGACGTAAAAG AGTTGCCTCGTCCAATTATGTCTCCTTCGACGCAAATCTACCCTTTTCATCCTGGaaaatctcttcttttaGTATGTACCGAACGACTGACTAATCCTCGTTCTTCTCTCAGCTGGTTTCTAAACGGCGTCAGAATGAATGATAAAGGACATTCGCACTTTGTTTATAACTACGACAGAAAGTCTTATTTGAATGTTCGAAACTTGACGAAAGTTATTGTTGATAGAAACAACCATAACAATTGGCGGGGAGATTTTGGAGCAAATTTCACTTGccaagcgaaaacgacgtactCCAGTGAAGCCAAAAATATATCAGCTTGGATTA GTCTTCCATCGCACGTCGGATCTTACGGATACTTTTGGTCTTTCTGGTCATCTTCAGCCCAATGCAGTGGTGGAATTTGTGGCAGAAATTCAGGTTTTCGTTTAAGGCACCGAACGTGTTTTTATGGAAACTCCTTTCGTTCGCATTGCTACGGTGGTCGAAACTCGATCGAAGCCTGCTTTAGTGAGCGAAACTGCAGCTCGATGGCAG AGTCACCAACGGAAACATCTAGAAGTCCTGAAGACG AAGGACTCTCAGCAGGAGCGGCCTCTGGTGTAACGTTTGTGACAATGCTAGTTGTTATCGGTGCAGCTGCATTCCTCATCGTGGTGATTtttaagaagaaaaagatttcatTTCGTCAATCGCCTCAAGCCAAAGCTGACAAATGTGCTGCTTCtcagtcgtcgtcaacgagcCCATATTCGACAACACCAGCGATTGCGAAAGCcagaataaaatcaaatGAAAGTGGACAGACTGTTTCTGATTCTTCGAATGACGCAGTTGGAGGCCAAGAAATGAAAGCCGACCCCGTGTatgaagacgttgaaaattcttctctAAACAAGAAAGAGGACATCAGATGGACCACTACTTCTCACTATGACAAGGTTGAGTCAGATGACGCTCGTGAtcagcagcagaaaaaatcgtATACCTGGTAA
- the LOC136192041 gene encoding uncharacterized protein isoform X2, whose product MFTLAWPLWAFFLSKLIPAQSLGCSLVCFNGGFSSSDCSHCVCPSGWTGLRCSSTSPCGDVIKASSGYLTSPGFPEDYDINRNCTWTFDSSLSPSVILLRIVYIFLTGSISDSLWITDRTQNLKVTHLYRGDFEDGDVIKVDSSVVIRFSSGSHVSSQRRFVLEYQVFPGIEPVFISTPDDTTMLKGESVSLVCLSVGSPQPIVRWEKDGRNVTLPQGSKNGELRIQSANESTDSGMYDCISENYLGTVRHQFLVEVHVRPRITHEPADALLDVYISRQYVYFRCDAYGIPEPEIHWKKDGNLIQNPSYLSSASRWLRVRVSSDKFGKYSCYANNSAGAVESSPAVLSGKNASGFHIPDRAYVSSSFLVNANSTVAFLFDFCCRAEIQIQKIFRDGNSLSGLKYRGLNTVFSDDQIVTFENATVSDSGVYKFEILVIVDYRDVFETFLFHPIDVKELPRPIMSPSTQIYPFHPGKSLLLVCTERLTNPRSSLSWFLNGVRMNDKGHSHFVYNYDRKSYLNVRNLTKVIVDRNNHNNWRGDFGANFTCQAKTTYSSEAKNISAWISLPSHVGSYGYFWSFWSSSAQCSGGICGRNSGFRLRHRTCFYGNSFRSHCYGGRNSIEACFSERNCSSMAESPTETSRSPEDGLSAGAASGVTFVTMLVVIGAAAFLIVVIFKKKKISFRQSPQAKADKCAASQSSSTSPYSTTPAIAKARIKSNESGQTVSDSSNDAVGGQEMKADPVYEDVENSSLNKKEDIRWTTTSHYDKVESDDARDQQQKKSYTCVVNA is encoded by the exons ATGTTCACTTTGGCGTGGCCGTTGTGGGCATTCTTTCTGTCGAAGCTCATACCTGCTCAAAGTCTCG GCTGTTCCTTAGTTTGCTTCAATGGCGGGTTTTCTTCATCCGATTGTTCTCACTGTGTTTGTCCTTCAGGATGGACCGGTCTTCGATGTTCTAGCACAT CGCCTTGTGGAGATGTGATAAAGGCCTCATCAGGTTATTTGACTTCGCCTGGCTTTCCTGAGGATTACGACATAAACAGAAATTGCACTTGGACGTTTGACTCTTCATTGTCTCCATCTGTTATTCTGCTCAGAATCGTATACATCTTTTTGACTGGATCAATCAGCGATTCTTTATGGATTACAGATCGCACTCAGAATTTGAAAGTAACTCATCTCTATCGAGGAGACTTTGAAGACGGAGACGTTATCAAAGTTGACTCGTCGGTTGTGATACGATTTTCGTCTGGTTCACACGTCTCGTCGCAGAGACGCTTTGTGTTGGAGTATCAAGTGTTTCCAG GAATAGAACCGGTATTTATTTCTACACCTGATGATACGACGATGTTGAAAGGTGAATCGGTGTCTCTTGTTTGCCTATCGGTGGGCTCTCCCCAGCCTATTGTTCGGTGGGAAAAAGACGGTAGAAACGTCACTCTGCCTCAGGGCAGTAAGAACGGGGAACTTCGTATTCAAAGTGCTAATGAGTCGACGGATTCTGGCATGTACGATTGCATATCTGAAAACTATTTAGGAACAGTAAGGCACCAATTCTTAGTGGAAGTTCACG TTCGTCCAAGGATCACTCACGAACCCGCTGATGCTCTTCTAGATGTTTATATTTCTCGTCAGTACGTCTACTTTCGGTGTGATGCGTATGGAATTCCAGAGCCGGAAATTCACTGGAAAAAG GATGGGAACTTGATCCAAAATCCTTCTTACCTGTCAAGCGCAAGTCGATGGCTTAGAGTTCGCGTCAGTTCTGATAAGTTTGGTAAGTACAGCTGCTATGCCAATAATTCGGCTGGAGCAGTGGAATCATCGCCTGCTGTTTTATCCGGAAAGAATGCTTCAG GCTTTCACATACCGGATCGTGCGTACGTCAGCAGCAGTTTCTTGGTCAATGCTAATTCAACAGTAGCTTTCCTTTTTGACTTTTGTTGTCGGGCTGAAAtccaaattcaaaaaattttccgAGATGGCAATTCCTTAAGTGGTTTAAAATATCGAGGTTTAAACACGGTATTTAGCGATGATCAGATAGTGACATTTGAGAACGCAACAGTAAGCGATTCTGGAGTGTACAAGTTTGAGATTTTGGTCATTGTGGATTACCGGGATGTTTTtgagacgtttctttttcaccCTATCGACGTAAAAG AGTTGCCTCGTCCAATTATGTCTCCTTCGACGCAAATCTACCCTTTTCATCCTGGaaaatctcttcttttaGTATGTACCGAACGACTGACTAATCCTCGTTCTTCTCTCAGCTGGTTTCTAAACGGCGTCAGAATGAATGATAAAGGACATTCGCACTTTGTTTATAACTACGACAGAAAGTCTTATTTGAATGTTCGAAACTTGACGAAAGTTATTGTTGATAGAAACAACCATAACAATTGGCGGGGAGATTTTGGAGCAAATTTCACTTGccaagcgaaaacgacgtactCCAGTGAAGCCAAAAATATATCAGCTTGGATTA GTCTTCCATCGCACGTCGGATCTTACGGATACTTTTGGTCTTTCTGGTCATCTTCAGCCCAATGCAGTGGTGGAATTTGTGGCAGAAATTCAGGTTTTCGTTTAAGGCACCGAACGTGTTTTTATGGAAACTCCTTTCGTTCGCATTGCTACGGTGGTCGAAACTCGATCGAAGCCTGCTTTAGTGAGCGAAACTGCAGCTCGATGGCAG AGTCACCAACGGAAACATCTAGAAGTCCTGAAGACG GACTCTCAGCAGGAGCGGCCTCTGGTGTAACGTTTGTGACAATGCTAGTTGTTATCGGTGCAGCTGCATTCCTCATCGTGGTGATTtttaagaagaaaaagatttcatTTCGTCAATCGCCTCAAGCCAAAGCTGACAAATGTGCTGCTTCtcagtcgtcgtcaacgagcCCATATTCGACAACACCAGCGATTGCGAAAGCcagaataaaatcaaatGAAAGTGGACAGACTGTTTCTGATTCTTCGAATGACGCAGTTGGAGGCCAAGAAATGAAAGCCGACCCCGTGTatgaagacgttgaaaattcttctctAAACAAGAAAGAGGACATCAGATGGACCACTACTTCTCACTATGACAAGGTTGAGTCAGATGACGCTCGTGAtcagcagcagaaaaaatcgtATACCTG TGTGGTCAATGCATAA